A DNA window from Bradyrhizobium barranii subsp. barranii contains the following coding sequences:
- a CDS encoding chemotaxis protein CheW: MNDGLTGEHHADAMQVVMIGLGEEKFALDAGLVREIIDPVPVTKVAGARAFVPSVINVRGNVIPLADLRIRFGMPQLDNSADTRIVVIELTLDGEPVLVGVTADKVYEVTEISQTDVQQTPRVGMHWKPEFIRFIAKWREEFVIVPNMERILN; the protein is encoded by the coding sequence ATGAACGATGGTTTGACGGGCGAGCATCACGCCGACGCGATGCAGGTCGTAATGATCGGCCTCGGCGAGGAGAAGTTCGCGCTCGACGCCGGCCTCGTGCGCGAGATCATCGATCCCGTGCCGGTGACCAAGGTGGCCGGCGCGCGGGCCTTCGTTCCGAGCGTCATCAACGTGCGCGGCAACGTCATTCCGCTTGCGGACCTGCGCATCCGCTTCGGCATGCCGCAGCTCGACAATTCGGCCGACACGCGCATCGTCGTCATCGAGCTCACGCTCGACGGCGAGCCGGTCCTGGTCGGCGTCACTGCCGACAAGGTCTACGAGGTCACCGAGATATCGCAGACCGACGTACAGCAGACGCCGCGCGTCGGCATGCACTGGAAGCCGGAATTCATCCGTTTCATCGCCAAGTGGCGAGAAGAGTTTGTCATCGTTCCCAACATGGAACGCATCCTGAATTGA
- a CDS encoding response regulator has protein sequence MLTQALLVDDSRSVLNFLKRHIEAEGLVEATAFLDPVEALACARERVFDLVLVDYEMPHMDGISFIRAFRALPGCADIPIAMITSRQTDDVKMEALQAGATDFLPKQPQSVEMTVRLRNLVRLGAAVRKQNDRAADLASAVAAATQKLGEREEEIILRLALAVEYRDNDTGEHTLRVARYSRIIAEQLGLPPRLCRDIYLAAPLHDVGKVAIPDHILLKPGRLTDDEMAVIRTHATIGEKILADSSCELIQLGAQIAAGHHERWDGAGYPNGLQADEIPVAARVVAVADVFDALTTRRPYKEPMPLDVARDYLVENQGRQFDPACVEAFLSRWDEVVEIAAGQQATPYQKTEVPLAPIIECAAESRAVEDQLAEPVPAA, from the coding sequence ATGCTGACCCAAGCGCTTCTCGTTGATGACAGCCGCTCTGTCCTCAATTTCCTGAAACGTCATATCGAAGCCGAAGGCCTGGTCGAGGCCACGGCTTTCCTCGATCCCGTCGAGGCGCTGGCTTGCGCACGCGAGCGCGTCTTCGACCTCGTGCTGGTCGACTACGAGATGCCGCATATGGACGGCATCAGCTTCATCCGCGCCTTCCGCGCCCTGCCCGGCTGCGCCGACATCCCGATCGCGATGATCACGTCGCGACAGACCGATGACGTCAAGATGGAAGCGCTGCAGGCTGGTGCAACCGATTTCTTACCGAAACAGCCACAGAGCGTCGAGATGACGGTGCGCCTGCGCAATTTGGTGCGCCTTGGTGCAGCCGTGCGCAAGCAGAACGACCGTGCCGCCGATCTGGCGAGCGCGGTCGCAGCCGCGACCCAGAAACTCGGCGAGCGCGAGGAGGAGATCATCCTGCGGCTCGCGCTCGCGGTCGAATACCGCGACAACGACACCGGCGAGCACACGCTGCGGGTCGCCCGCTACAGCCGCATCATCGCCGAGCAGCTCGGCCTGCCACCCCGGCTCTGCCGCGACATCTATCTGGCCGCGCCCCTGCACGACGTCGGCAAGGTCGCCATCCCCGACCATATCCTCCTCAAGCCCGGCAGGCTCACCGACGATGAGATGGCGGTGATCCGCACCCATGCGACGATCGGCGAAAAGATCCTGGCGGACTCCAGCTGCGAGCTGATCCAGCTCGGTGCGCAAATTGCCGCAGGCCATCACGAACGCTGGGATGGCGCGGGCTATCCGAACGGCCTTCAGGCAGACGAGATCCCGGTCGCCGCACGCGTCGTCGCGGTCGCCGACGTCTTCGACGCCCTGACGACGCGCCGGCCATATAAAGAGCCGATGCCGCTCGACGTGGCGCGCGACTATCTGGTCGAGAACCAGGGCCGGCAGTTCGACCCGGCCTGCGTCGAGGCCTTCCTGTCGCGCTGGGACGAGGTCGTGGAAATCGCCGCCGGTCAACAGGCGACGCCGTATCAGAAGACCGAAGTGCCGCTCGCGCCCATTATAGAGTGTGCGGCCGAGAGCCGTGCGGTCGAGGACCAGTTGGCTGAGCCCGTCCCGGCCGCCTGA
- a CDS encoding methyl-accepting chemotaxis protein: MRFTVKAKLAIAFGVVLLLSMAAGGLAYVKLSEMIDTADSLVSRANRMDRAAEIEKGILLQVRAEKNLILAPEGEADRFIAEIAKQRETLSKLKEEIQAAASPEGKKLMENFGVAYARMNAVQDDALKTARTDKAKAAERSMTEVRKAVAEAMEAANVCVTNVKKNMAAQAAQAHEDGNRAQFLLISAVLASLVIGLIAAIWISLSISRGLGRAVGLAGAVADGDLSQSIKVTSNDEIGDLVTSLNSMVEKLKQIVAEALTAAQNVSAGSQELSASAEQLSQGATEQASSAEEASSSMEEMASNVKQNADNANQTEKIAAQSAKDAEASGVAVGRAVNAMQTIAEKITIVQEIARQTDLLALNAAVEAARAGEHGKGFAVVASEVRKLAERSQAAAADIGTLSTETVKVAREAGDMLSKLVPDIKKTAELVQEITAACREQDVGSAQINQAIQQLDKVGQQNASASEQVSSTSEELASQAEQLQSTISFFRIEHAGRGEAAAPAPIDRAVTQLRAKAAHMAAADRGVKKPAPARKLARAMKVANGGGFAFDMHDGEDDRDAEFQR, from the coding sequence ATGAGATTCACGGTCAAGGCAAAGCTTGCCATCGCGTTCGGTGTGGTCCTGTTGCTGTCGATGGCGGCGGGCGGCCTCGCTTATGTGAAACTGAGCGAGATGATCGACACCGCCGACAGTCTGGTGTCGCGTGCCAACCGGATGGACCGTGCGGCGGAGATCGAGAAGGGTATCCTGCTTCAGGTTCGCGCCGAGAAGAACCTCATTCTCGCGCCTGAAGGCGAGGCGGATCGTTTTATCGCCGAAATCGCCAAGCAGCGCGAGACGCTCTCGAAGTTGAAGGAAGAGATCCAGGCCGCGGCTTCCCCCGAAGGCAAGAAACTCATGGAGAATTTCGGCGTCGCGTACGCGCGGATGAACGCCGTTCAGGACGACGCCCTCAAGACCGCCCGGACCGACAAGGCGAAAGCCGCCGAGCGCTCCATGACCGAGGTCCGCAAGGCGGTCGCCGAGGCCATGGAAGCCGCCAACGTCTGCGTCACCAACGTCAAGAAGAACATGGCCGCTCAGGCGGCCCAGGCTCACGAGGACGGCAACCGGGCCCAGTTCCTGCTGATCTCGGCCGTGCTGGCTTCGCTTGTCATCGGCCTGATCGCCGCGATCTGGATTTCCTTGAGCATCTCCCGCGGTCTCGGCCGCGCCGTCGGGCTCGCCGGCGCGGTTGCCGATGGCGATCTCAGCCAGTCGATCAAGGTCACAAGCAACGACGAGATCGGCGATCTCGTTACCTCGCTGAACTCCATGGTCGAGAAGCTCAAGCAGATCGTCGCCGAAGCACTCACCGCGGCGCAGAACGTCTCGGCCGGCAGCCAGGAGCTTTCGGCCAGTGCCGAGCAGCTCTCGCAGGGCGCGACCGAGCAGGCCTCGTCCGCCGAGGAAGCCTCGTCCTCGATGGAAGAGATGGCCTCGAACGTGAAGCAGAATGCCGACAACGCCAACCAGACCGAGAAGATCGCCGCGCAGTCGGCCAAGGATGCGGAAGCCAGCGGCGTCGCCGTGGGGCGTGCCGTCAACGCGATGCAGACCATCGCCGAGAAGATCACGATCGTGCAGGAGATCGCGCGCCAGACCGACCTGCTTGCCCTCAACGCCGCGGTCGAGGCCGCGCGCGCCGGTGAGCATGGCAAGGGCTTTGCCGTGGTCGCGTCCGAAGTGCGCAAGCTCGCCGAACGCAGCCAGGCGGCCGCGGCCGACATCGGCACGCTGTCGACGGAAACCGTGAAGGTCGCGCGGGAAGCCGGCGACATGTTGTCCAAGCTCGTGCCCGATATCAAGAAGACTGCCGAGCTGGTCCAGGAGATCACGGCGGCCTGCCGCGAGCAGGACGTTGGCTCGGCCCAGATCAATCAGGCGATCCAACAGCTCGACAAGGTCGGCCAGCAGAACGCCAGCGCCTCCGAACAGGTGTCCTCGACCTCAGAGGAGCTCGCCTCGCAGGCCGAGCAACTTCAGTCCACCATTTCGTTCTTCCGCATCGAGCATGCCGGCCGCGGCGAGGCTGCCGCGCCCGCGCCGATCGACCGTGCGGTCACCCAGCTCCGCGCCAAGGCCGCGCACATGGCGGCAGCGGACCGCGGCGTCAAGAAGCCCGCGCCCGCCCGCAAGCTGGCGCGCGCGATGAAGGTCGCCAATGGCGGCGGCTTCGCCTTCGACATGCATGACGGCGAAGACGACCGCGACGCCGAGTTTCAGCGCTGA
- a CDS encoding protein-glutamate methylesterase/protein-glutamine glutaminase yields MPREKVRVLIVDDSASVRQILQTILNDDPDIEVMGAASDPFAAARRLQNEIPDVMILDLEMPRMDGMTFLRKIMAQRPIPVIICSSLTEEGSNVMFEAFEAGAVDIVPKPKIDTRQALLECSTRLRESVKSAARARVRPRAERRTIERKLTADAIIPPPVQGKVRPTTERIVCIGASTGGTEALNDVLEMLPPHCPPIVIVQHMPAGFTAAFARRLDSVCQVRVKEAEDGEPVLLGCAYIAPGARHMLLQRIGLRYQIAIKDGPPVSRHRPSVDVLFRSAAQHAGANALGVIMTGMGDDGARGMLEMRKLGASTRAQDEESCVVFGMPKEAIAHGGVEKVVSLHHIPREIMLWYQAGHVAVAG; encoded by the coding sequence ATGCCGAGGGAGAAAGTTCGCGTACTGATCGTGGACGATTCGGCGTCGGTGCGCCAAATCCTGCAAACGATCCTCAACGACGATCCTGACATCGAGGTGATGGGGGCGGCCTCCGATCCGTTCGCGGCGGCGCGCCGTCTCCAGAACGAAATCCCCGATGTCATGATCCTCGACCTGGAAATGCCGCGCATGGACGGCATGACCTTCCTGCGCAAGATCATGGCGCAGCGCCCGATCCCGGTGATCATCTGCTCCTCGCTCACCGAGGAAGGTTCGAACGTGATGTTCGAGGCGTTCGAGGCGGGCGCGGTCGACATCGTGCCGAAGCCGAAGATCGACACCCGGCAGGCGCTGCTCGAATGCTCGACGCGGCTGCGCGAGTCCGTGAAATCGGCAGCGCGCGCGCGGGTGCGTCCGCGGGCGGAGCGCCGCACGATCGAGAGGAAGCTGACCGCCGACGCCATCATCCCGCCGCCGGTGCAGGGCAAGGTCCGGCCGACCACTGAGCGCATCGTGTGCATCGGCGCATCGACCGGCGGCACCGAAGCGCTCAACGACGTCCTCGAGATGCTGCCGCCGCACTGTCCTCCCATCGTCATCGTCCAGCACATGCCGGCAGGGTTCACCGCGGCCTTCGCCAGGCGTCTCGACAGCGTCTGCCAGGTCCGCGTCAAGGAAGCCGAGGACGGCGAGCCGGTGCTGCTGGGATGCGCCTATATCGCGCCGGGCGCCCGTCACATGCTGCTCCAGCGCATCGGCCTGCGTTACCAGATCGCGATCAAGGACGGCCCGCCGGTGTCGCGGCATCGCCCCTCGGTCGACGTGCTGTTTCGCTCCGCGGCCCAGCATGCCGGCGCCAACGCGCTCGGCGTGATCATGACGGGCATGGGCGACGACGGTGCGCGCGGCATGCTGGAGATGCGCAAGCTCGGCGCCTCGACACGCGCGCAGGACGAGGAGAGCTGCGTGGTGTTCGGCATGCCCAAGGAAGCCATCGCGCATGGCGGTGTCGAGAAGGTCGTCTCGCTGCATCATATCCCGCGCGAGATCATGCTCTGGTATCAGGCCGGACACGTTGCGGTGGCAGGTTGA
- a CDS encoding chemotaxis protein CheW has protein sequence MAATSQYLTLGLAGETFGISIRNVREILDMRPISRLPHAPNFLLGMIDVRGSGYPIVDLRTKLGLPAVEATEATRIIILDVPMRDRLVGVGFVADCVFEVTDIDEQAIEPIPEVGGKWQSDYAAGIGRKGEKFVVIFDLAKLMANDEIPEGRDTSRAA, from the coding sequence ATGGCCGCAACCTCGCAATATCTGACGCTCGGGCTCGCCGGCGAGACGTTCGGCATCAGCATCCGCAATGTCCGGGAAATTCTTGACATGCGGCCGATCTCACGGCTGCCGCATGCGCCGAATTTCCTGCTCGGCATGATCGACGTGCGCGGCAGCGGCTATCCCATCGTCGACCTCCGCACCAAGCTCGGCCTGCCGGCCGTGGAAGCGACTGAAGCGACCCGCATCATCATCCTCGACGTGCCGATGAGGGATCGCCTGGTCGGCGTCGGCTTCGTCGCCGATTGCGTGTTCGAGGTCACCGATATCGACGAGCAGGCGATCGAGCCCATCCCCGAGGTCGGCGGAAAATGGCAGTCCGACTATGCCGCCGGCATCGGCCGCAAGGGCGAGAAATTCGTCGTCATCTTCGATCTCGCCAAGCTGATGGCGAACGACGAGATCCCGGAAGGGCGCGATACCTCTCGCGCCGCCTGA
- a CDS encoding response regulator, translating to MATILTVDDSPSIRQMIKVVLEPAGHNVIEVGDGAQGLAKAQAGKLDLVITDLNMPVMNGLELIRALRKLPSAVGMPIVFLTTESNDTVKQEAKSAGATGWITKPFKPEQLLAVVGKLVRA from the coding sequence ATGGCCACGATTCTCACGGTCGACGATTCCCCCAGCATCCGTCAGATGATCAAGGTCGTGCTCGAGCCGGCCGGTCACAACGTGATCGAGGTCGGCGACGGCGCGCAAGGGCTTGCCAAGGCGCAGGCCGGCAAGCTCGACCTCGTCATCACCGACCTCAATATGCCCGTCATGAACGGGCTGGAGCTGATCCGGGCGCTGCGCAAGCTGCCGAGCGCGGTCGGCATGCCCATCGTGTTCCTGACCACCGAATCCAACGACACGGTGAAGCAGGAAGCCAAGAGCGCCGGCGCCACCGGCTGGATTACCAAGCCGTTCAAGCCGGAGCAGCTGCTCGCCGTGGTCGGCAAGCTGGTGCGTGCATGA
- a CDS encoding STAS domain-containing protein, which translates to MPSDVTEPKWSLRLPADCSIAAIRSVFDLIREAFGRQDRLEIDCSSVDKADVTSIQLLLSTARTGEAQGRPVVLTSFSQSLRNTLRRAGFASDAMIDQHFPQKKDGT; encoded by the coding sequence ATGCCGTCTGATGTCACTGAGCCGAAGTGGTCCCTACGGCTGCCTGCGGATTGCAGCATCGCTGCGATCCGCAGTGTCTTTGACCTGATCCGCGAAGCTTTCGGCCGGCAGGACCGGCTCGAGATCGATTGTTCGAGCGTCGACAAGGCCGACGTAACCTCGATCCAGCTTCTGCTGTCGACAGCCAGGACGGGCGAGGCCCAGGGCCGCCCGGTGGTGCTCACATCATTCTCCCAGTCTCTGCGCAACACCCTTCGCCGCGCCGGCTTCGCCAGCGATGCGATGATCGATCAGCACTTCCCGCAAAAGAAAGATGGCACCTGA
- a CDS encoding CheR family methyltransferase: MMPAVQDTVVHLSDRHFRTIAELIEGQVGIKLPQGKRLMLEGRLHKRVRALNFSDLNEYVDNLFEADHFDTELTHLIDVVTTNKTDFFREPQHFTFMRDVAIPALLKSHGRKNANLKIWSSASSTGMEAYTTAMVLDDMTRNGSRFQYRILGTDISTAVLRLAKSAIYTRDVLAPVPEHFLKRYFLSSRDKSRGEVRVVPELRRMTHFMRMNLMDKSYPVDRDVDIIFCRNVLIYFERETQRKVIEQLCSHLRPGGYLLVGHSESMIHSAVPGLKQVQPTIFKV; this comes from the coding sequence ATGATGCCCGCCGTGCAGGATACGGTCGTCCATCTGTCCGACCGCCACTTCCGGACTATCGCCGAACTGATCGAGGGCCAGGTCGGCATCAAGCTGCCGCAGGGCAAGCGGTTGATGCTGGAGGGGCGGCTGCACAAGCGCGTGCGTGCGTTGAACTTCTCCGACCTCAACGAGTATGTCGACAACCTGTTCGAGGCCGATCATTTCGACACCGAGCTGACCCATCTCATCGATGTGGTGACGACCAACAAGACCGACTTCTTCCGGGAGCCCCAGCACTTCACCTTCATGAGGGACGTCGCGATCCCGGCCCTGCTCAAGTCGCACGGGCGGAAAAACGCGAACCTGAAGATCTGGAGCTCGGCGAGCTCCACCGGCATGGAAGCCTACACCACCGCCATGGTGCTCGACGACATGACGCGGAACGGCTCGCGGTTTCAGTACCGCATCCTCGGGACCGACATTTCGACCGCGGTGCTGCGCCTTGCCAAGTCCGCGATCTACACCCGCGACGTGCTCGCGCCGGTGCCGGAGCATTTCCTGAAGCGATATTTCCTGTCGTCACGCGACAAGTCGCGCGGCGAAGTGCGGGTGGTGCCGGAATTGAGGCGCATGACGCATTTCATGAGGATGAACCTCATGGATAAGTCCTACCCCGTCGACCGGGACGTCGACATCATCTTCTGCCGCAACGTCCTGATCTATTTCGAGCGCGAGACCCAGCGCAAGGTGATCGAGCAATTGTGCAGCCATTTGCGGCCCGGCGGCTATCTCCTGGTCGGTCATTCGGAATCGATGATTCACAGTGCAGTGCCGGGTCTGAAGCAAGTTCAGCCAACCATTTTCAAGGTCTAG
- a CDS encoding methyl-accepting chemotaxis protein: MRFTVKAKLASAFGVVILLSMIAGAVGYMKLADMVSTTELLVSRAGRMEKAAELKEGILFLVRAEKNAILAASDAEHEQFQADLIKNRDAITKSKDEIYAAASESGKKLMENFNVAFAKLNAYQDETVRLAKTDKPKALDRSMHDGRKVVADAIEAADVYIKNVKKNMAEQAEQSKQDGARAEMLLMSLVIASLLIAAVAATWIALNISRALAQAVGLADAVAIGDLSHKIESSSNDEIGDLIKSLNAMTVNLNATAALANQIAQGDLMVEAKPLSDKDTLGLALERMVEKLRQIVSEALTAAQNVSAGSQELSASAEQLSQGATEQASSAEEASSSMEEMASNVKQNADNANQTEKIAAQSAKDAEASGAAVGRAVNAMQTIAEKITIVQEIARQTDLLALNAAVEAARAGEHGKGFAVVASEVRKLAERSQAAAAEIGTLSTETVKVAQEAGNMLSKLVPDIKRTAELVEEITAACREQDVGSAQINQAIQQLDKVGQQNASASEQVSSTSEELASQAEQLQSTIAYFRIEQGRSQAAAPIDRAVTQLRAKAATMAAVERPAKKPQARPARAVKAAGGGGFAFDMNDGEDDRDADFQR, from the coding sequence ATGAGATTCACCGTCAAAGCCAAGCTTGCCAGCGCCTTCGGCGTCGTCATCCTGCTGTCCATGATCGCCGGTGCGGTCGGCTATATGAAGCTGGCGGACATGGTCAGCACCACCGAGCTTCTGGTCAGCCGTGCGGGCCGGATGGAAAAGGCGGCGGAGCTGAAGGAAGGCATCCTGTTCCTCGTGCGCGCGGAGAAGAACGCGATTCTCGCAGCGTCCGATGCAGAGCACGAGCAATTCCAGGCCGACCTCATCAAGAACCGCGACGCGATCACCAAGTCGAAGGACGAGATCTACGCGGCTGCCAGCGAAAGCGGCAAGAAGCTGATGGAGAATTTCAACGTCGCCTTCGCCAAGCTCAACGCCTATCAGGACGAGACGGTCCGGCTCGCGAAGACCGACAAGCCGAAGGCCCTGGACCGCTCCATGCATGACGGCCGCAAGGTCGTTGCGGACGCAATCGAAGCGGCCGACGTCTACATCAAGAACGTCAAGAAGAACATGGCTGAGCAGGCCGAGCAGTCCAAGCAGGACGGTGCGCGCGCCGAGATGCTGCTGATGAGCCTGGTCATTGCCTCGCTCCTGATCGCCGCGGTCGCGGCGACCTGGATTGCGCTGAACATCAGCCGTGCGCTGGCGCAGGCGGTGGGCCTCGCTGATGCGGTGGCGATCGGCGATCTCAGCCACAAGATCGAGTCCTCCAGCAATGACGAGATCGGCGATCTCATCAAGTCGCTGAACGCGATGACGGTCAACCTCAACGCGACGGCGGCGCTCGCCAACCAGATCGCGCAGGGCGATCTCATGGTCGAGGCCAAACCGCTGTCGGACAAGGATACGCTCGGCCTCGCGCTCGAGCGCATGGTGGAGAAGCTCCGTCAGATCGTGTCGGAAGCCCTGACCGCGGCGCAGAACGTCTCCGCCGGCAGCCAGGAGCTCTCCGCCAGCGCCGAGCAGCTCTCGCAGGGCGCGACCGAGCAGGCCTCGTCCGCCGAGGAAGCCTCCTCTTCGATGGAAGAGATGGCCTCGAACGTGAAGCAGAACGCCGACAACGCGAACCAGACCGAGAAGATCGCCGCGCAGTCCGCCAAGGATGCCGAGGCCAGCGGCGCCGCGGTCGGCCGCGCCGTCAACGCGATGCAGACCATCGCAGAGAAGATCACGATCGTGCAGGAGATCGCGCGCCAGACCGACCTGCTCGCGCTCAACGCCGCGGTCGAGGCCGCGCGCGCTGGCGAGCATGGCAAGGGCTTTGCCGTGGTTGCGTCCGAAGTGCGCAAGCTCGCCGAACGCAGCCAGGCGGCCGCCGCCGAGATCGGCACGCTCTCGACTGAAACCGTCAAGGTTGCGCAGGAGGCCGGCAATATGCTCTCCAAGCTCGTTCCTGATATCAAGAGGACGGCGGAGCTCGTCGAGGAAATCACCGCCGCCTGCCGCGAGCAGGACGTCGGCTCGGCCCAGATCAACCAGGCGATCCAGCAGCTCGACAAGGTCGGCCAGCAGAACGCCAGCGCGTCCGAACAGGTCTCCTCGACCTCGGAGGAACTCGCCTCGCAGGCCGAGCAGCTTCAGTCGACGATCGCCTATTTCCGCATCGAGCAGGGACGCAGCCAGGCCGCCGCGCCGATCGACCGGGCGGTTACCCAGCTCCGCGCCAAGGCGGCGACAATGGCGGCCGTCGAGCGTCCGGCCAAGAAGCCGCAGGCGAGGCCGGCGCGCGCGGTGAAGGCTGCCGGTGGCGGCGGCTTCGCCTTCGACATGAACGACGGCGAGGACGATCGGGACGCCGATTTCCAACGCTGA
- a CDS encoding chemotaxis protein CheA: MNAMDPTEVFRQEASELFEVLEGALLDLGLRPDDRELVDSAFRALHTIKGSGAMFGFDKVASFTHEFETAFDRVRKGEIKPTQELISVALAAKDYIRALIEDPQSTDDIIGEAILDDLKRFVFPNQPAAPVAEIAEAPPLAPGESKQAGWHLYLEFESHILRNGSNPLDLLEDLCKLGPCFVVPVTDGIPFLDEMEPEDCYLKWDVKLHAACDKDAIDDVFMFVQDEMKLTLSPLEQVEAPAPLPLFQLLDEEPAPAAEMAAPAVEAVVAPVAAQPVAKAEPKPEATPVSKSEPKPEAKRDDRGIATVRVQAERLDELMDRVGELVIAQARLTQLASSGSDLSIKMIAEEIERLASSLRDTTMGARMVPIGSLFGRFRRLVHDLSRDLSKPVEFVTTGEDTELDKTMIECLADPLVHLIRNAIDHGIEDTATRSANGKTEQGRIELAAVHSGAQVLVTVKDNGGGLNTARIRAKAEEQGLIASGAVLTDHEIHQFLFHPGFSTAQTISALSGRGVGMDVVKRTIENMRGTIDLSTRPGQGTTVTLRLPLTLAIIEGLLIRVGEGRYIIPLSAVEECIELTAEDERSRGRNFLNVRGNLVPFLRLREIMTASGTPDRHQKTIIISTGETHVGLVADQIIGNHQTVIKSLSKLHSDVTIFSGATILGDGTAALILDVAQLVTLAQSKVEKQHISEAA, from the coding sequence ATGAACGCGATGGACCCGACAGAGGTCTTTCGCCAGGAAGCCAGCGAGCTGTTCGAGGTCCTGGAAGGGGCCTTGCTCGATCTCGGCCTGCGTCCCGACGACCGCGAGCTGGTCGATTCCGCCTTCCGCGCCCTGCATACGATCAAGGGCTCGGGCGCCATGTTCGGCTTCGACAAGGTTGCCTCCTTTACCCACGAATTCGAGACCGCGTTCGACCGCGTCCGCAAGGGCGAGATCAAGCCGACGCAGGAGCTGATCTCGGTCGCGCTTGCGGCCAAGGACTATATCCGCGCGCTGATCGAGGATCCGCAGTCGACCGACGACATCATCGGCGAGGCCATCCTCGACGACCTCAAGCGCTTCGTGTTTCCTAACCAGCCTGCCGCTCCCGTCGCCGAAATCGCCGAAGCACCGCCGCTGGCCCCCGGTGAAAGCAAGCAGGCCGGCTGGCACCTGTATCTGGAATTTGAATCCCACATCCTGCGCAACGGTTCGAACCCGCTCGATCTGCTGGAAGACCTCTGCAAGCTCGGCCCGTGCTTCGTCGTGCCCGTGACCGACGGCATCCCGTTCCTCGACGAGATGGAGCCGGAAGACTGCTATCTGAAGTGGGACGTCAAGCTGCACGCCGCCTGCGACAAGGACGCGATCGACGACGTCTTCATGTTCGTCCAGGACGAGATGAAGCTGACGCTCTCGCCGCTTGAGCAGGTCGAAGCGCCCGCGCCGCTGCCGCTGTTCCAGCTCCTCGACGAGGAGCCGGCTCCTGCGGCCGAGATGGCCGCGCCGGCGGTCGAGGCTGTTGTTGCGCCTGTCGCCGCGCAGCCCGTCGCAAAGGCGGAGCCGAAGCCGGAAGCCACGCCTGTATCCAAGTCTGAACCGAAACCCGAGGCCAAGCGCGACGATCGCGGCATCGCCACCGTCCGCGTCCAGGCCGAGCGTCTCGACGAGTTGATGGACCGGGTCGGCGAACTCGTCATCGCCCAGGCGCGGCTGACGCAGCTCGCCTCGTCCGGTTCGGATCTCTCGATCAAGATGATCGCCGAGGAAATCGAGCGCCTCGCCTCCTCCTTGCGCGACACCACGATGGGCGCGCGCATGGTACCGATCGGCTCGCTGTTCGGCCGCTTCCGCCGTCTGGTGCATGATTTGTCGCGCGACCTGTCGAAGCCGGTCGAATTCGTCACCACGGGCGAGGACACCGAGCTCGACAAGACCATGATCGAGTGCCTGGCCGATCCGCTGGTTCACCTGATCCGCAACGCCATCGACCATGGCATCGAAGACACCGCGACCCGCTCCGCCAACGGCAAGACGGAGCAAGGCCGGATCGAGCTCGCGGCCGTTCATTCCGGTGCGCAGGTGCTCGTCACCGTGAAGGACAATGGCGGCGGCCTCAACACCGCGCGCATCCGCGCGAAAGCGGAAGAGCAGGGGCTGATCGCCTCCGGCGCCGTGCTGACCGATCACGAGATCCACCAGTTCCTGTTCCACCCGGGCTTCTCGACCGCGCAGACCATCTCGGCGCTGTCGGGCCGCGGCGTCGGCATGGACGTGGTCAAGCGCACCATCGAGAACATGCGCGGCACGATCGACCTGTCGACCCGGCCGGGCCAGGGCACCACGGTGACGCTGCGTCTGCCGCTGACGCTTGCGATCATCGAGGGGCTGCTGATCCGTGTCGGCGAAGGCCGCTATATCATTCCGTTGTCCGCGGTTGAGGAATGCATCGAGCTGACCGCCGAGGACGAGCGCTCCCGCGGCCGCAACTTCCTCAACGTGCGAGGCAATCTCGTGCCCTTCCTCAGGCTGCGCGAAATCATGACTGCGTCGGGCACGCCCGACCGGCACCAGAAGACGATCATCATCTCGACCGGTGAGACGCACGTCGGTCTTGTCGCGGACCAGATCATCGGCAACCACCAGACCGTGATCAAGTCGCTCTCCAAGCTGCACTCCGACGTCACGATCTTCTCCGGCGCGACGATTTTGGGTGACGGCACGGCGGCGCTGATCCTCGATGTAGCGCAGCTCGTCACGCTGGCGCAGTCGAAGGTCGAGAAACAGCATATCAGCGAGGCGGCCTGA